The following are from one region of the Ptychodera flava strain L36383 chromosome 15, AS_Pfla_20210202, whole genome shotgun sequence genome:
- the LOC139151813 gene encoding uncharacterized protein, whose amino-acid sequence MFLYNERSGRATSRVRPQGPDFLVTNARRHSQSARQSQAQFRSDDEGLLRVTSSMSKNSPRPLGVLRGTAAKMTRPKTAPSPSYRDAVKTSTRLRLTEYAKKHRLEICVTGVTSVSPRQGAEKQKSNRNDCVVLVKTDQGEQPDVRIEENNVSNYGCESDCPNVDKTLQTGHANDSDYQSSERKSEKPSQTAYSNHTGLYLKRAASADPRWRSTNKATRINALVSESTSDLETLSVASNSTSESLHHEFDGSYELHSQDWHSSQGRMSPLKNYPTSPRILRAQSARNATRNKNQRVGTPTPGKQSQNVNLSAKSSTRPVSAAVRFKDSSRGSDSSDSRPKSRPKSAPPTNNDDIKKMFRLADKILNGKAPVGFASLRIDTTHNGVVYGNTFSGNGAISKRAPTQTQRTSGKLMVGRTRINGFANKHVRINMDDFDGDQMFKDVDNVRGGRGYSGASNPRDAMANYHYDLSGNGRLASPRDIRSPTPHLARGRVMSSPRQGSADKRSRVSIKETSPEAIGLSKANYSHYYNHWCQNDPSMSTPPKKKPVVLPVHCVNCPCANSQGETGHSGCPPPPNSPDVLSEIGDSDIE is encoded by the coding sequence ATGTTCCTGTACAACGAGAGAAGCGGTCGTGCGACGAGTCGTGTAAGACCCCAGGGCCCCGACTTCCTAGTGACCAATGCTCGCCGTCACAGCCAGTCGGCAAGGCAGTCACAGGCTCAGTTCCGCAGCGACGACGAGGGTTTGCTGAGAGTCACGTCGTCGATGAGCAAGAACAGTCCCCGTCCGCTCGGAGTTCTCCGGGGTACTGCCGCAAAAATGACCAGGCCGAAGACGGCGCCGAGTCCAAGCTACAGGGACGCAGTGAAAACGTCGACCCGTCTCCGCCTGACAGAGTACGCCAAAAAACACCGGCTGGAAATCTGTGTCACCGGCGTGACGAGCGTCTCACCGAGGCAGGGAGCTGAGAAGCAGAAAAGCAACAGAAACGATTGCGTTGTGCTGGTGAAAACCGACCAAGGTGAGCAACCAGACGTTAGAATAGAAGAGAACAATGTGTCGAACTATGGGTGTGAGAGCGATTGTCCAAATGTTGACAAAACGCTTCAGACAGGGCATGCCAATGACAGTGATTACCAGAGCAGTGAACGTAAATCAGAGAAACCATCTCAGACAGCGTATAGTAACCACACAGGTTTATACCTGAAGAGAGCGGCGAGCGCCGATCCACGATGGAGAAGCACAAACAAAGCCACCCGAATAAACGCTCTGGTTTCCGAATCGACGAGCGACCTGGAAACTCTCTCGGTAGCGTCGAACAGTACTAGCGAATCGCTGCATCATGAGTTCGACGGTAGTTACGAGTTGCACTCACAGGACTGGCACAGCTCACAAGGGAGAATGTCGCCTTTGAAAAATTACCCGACTTCGCCAAGGATACTCAGGGCGCAGTCGGCACGCAATGCTACCAGAAACAAAAATCAGAGAGTCGGTACACCAACTCCTGGAAAGCAATCGCAAAATGTGAACTTGTCGGCAAAGTCGTCCACAAGGCCCGTCAGCGCGGCGGTGCGATTCAAAGACTCGAGCCGCGGTAGTGACAGCTCTGATTCTAGGCCGAAATCGAGGCCAAAATCAGCCCCGCCAACGAACAACGACGACATAAAGAAAATGTTTCGGTTGGCCGACAAAATACTAAACGGAAAAGCACCTGTCGGTTTTGCGTCCTTGAGAATAGACACAACACACAACGGGGTTGTATATGGCAATACCTTTTCTGGGAACGGCGCAATATCGAAAAGAGCACCTACGCAAACACAGAGAACTAGCGGAAAATTGATGGTCGGGAGAACTAGAATAAATGGATTTGCTAACAAACATGTGCGAATCAATATGGACGACTTCGATGGGGACCAAATGTTTAAAGATGTTGATAATGTACGAGGGGGTAGAGGGTACAGCGGAGCATCAAACCCCCGTGACGCCATGGCGAACTACCATTACGACCTAAGTGGCAACGGAAGACTCGCTAGCCCTAGGGACATCAGATCTCCGACTCCGCATCTCGCCAGGGGTCGGGTGATGTCCTCACCGCGCCAGGGCAGCGCCGACAAACGTTCCCGTGTGTCGATCAAGGAGACATCGCCGGAAGCCATAGGGCTTTCCAAAGCTAACTACTCGCACTACTACAACCACTGGTGCCAGAACGACCCGAGCATGAGCACCCCTCCGAAGAAAAAACCTGTTGTTCTACCCGTGCACTGTGTAAATTGTCCGTGTGCGAACAGCCAGGGCGAGACGGGTCACTCAGGTTGCCCTCCCCCGCCGAACAGTCCCGATGTTCTTTCTGAAATAGGGGACTCGGATATTGAGTAA